GATCGGCAAATCCCACGGCGACAGCGCCAAGGAATTCGACCGCACCATTGAATACATGGCCGACACCATCAACGCCCTGAAAGACCTCGACCGGGCCGGCTCCCGTTTCGAGATCAGGGAGGGTATCATCGGCCAGATCAGGCGGGCACCCCTGGGCGTGGTCCTCTGCATGGGGCCCTTCAACTATCCATTGAACGAAACCTTCACGACACTGATCCCGGCGCTGATCATGGGGAACACGGTCATTTTCAAGCCGCCCAAGATCGGTGTGCTCCTGCACCGACCCCTCCTGCAGGCATTCAAGGAGGCCTTTCCGAAGGGAGTGGTGAACACGGTCTACGGCGACGGCGCCAAGATCATCACCCCCATGATGACTACCGGTAAGATCGATGTCCTGGCTTTCATCGGCTCGAGCAGGGTCGCCGACATCATCAAGAAGCAGCACCCCAAGCCGCACCGGCTCAGGTCGGTCCTGGGCCTGGACGCCAAGAACGCGGGCATCATTTTAAAGGACGCCGACATTGCCCAGACCGTCAAGGAATGCGTTCTCGGGTCATTGTCCTACAACGGCCAGCGCTGCACGGCACTGAAGATCATCTACGTGCACAGGGACATCGCCGACGAGTTCCTGAAGCAGTTCGGCGCGGCCATCGCGGCCCTGAAGCCGGGAATGCCATGGGACAAGGACGTGAACCTGACCCCGCTGGCCGAAACGAACAAGACCCAATACATGACCGATTACATCGAGGACGCGAAAAAGAACGGAGCAAAAGTGGTAAATGACGGTGGCGGTGTCGTAAACAACACCTTCATGTTCCCGGCGGTGTTGTATCCGGTGAACGAAAAAATGAAGGTGTATCATGAGGAGCAGTTTGGCCCGGTGATCCCCGTCGTTCCTTTCTCGGGAATAGAGGAGCCGATGGCCTACGTGGTCAATTCAAATTACGGCCAGCAGGTTTCGATATTCGGCAGGGACTGCGGCGCCATCGCCACCCTGATCGACACCCTGGTCAACCAGGTCTGTCGGGTGAACATCAACAGCCAGTGCCAGCGGGGGCCCGATTCATTCCCGTTTACCGGCAGGAAGGACAGCGCCGAGGGTACCCTTTCGGTAACGGACGCCCTCAGGGTGTTCACCATCCGCACCCTGGTGGCCGTGAAGGGTACCGACACGAACAAGCAGATTATAACGGAAATTCTGCAGGATAAAAAGTCGAATTTCCTGTCGACGGATTTTATATTCTGAGAGAGACCGGACCTTAACACACTCACTTTTTGAACTCTATCCTTGGTTCACCTCACCCTCGCTCCGCGCATGCCGATCATTTGCAATCTCACCCCCGACCCCTTCTCCTTGAAAAGGAGGAGGGGGGATAGATATTCGTTAATATTCTCCCTTCCATTTTATTGAGAGGGAGTTAGAGGGTGAGGACAAACTGGCAAGTGTGAACAGGTAACCTGTTCCTACTTAAACACCATCTTCGCCAATTTTAACTTGATCCCTTTCCCGTAGGGCGGGTAGCGCAGCGGGACATCGAGCCACGTGGATTTCGCCAGAATTGACCGATGGTGACTGAAGGCATCGAAGCTGAATTTGCCGTGATAGGCGCCCATGCCGCTGTTGCCGACGCCGCCGAAGGGCATGCGGGGATTGGTCAGGTGCACCATGGTGTCATTGACGCAGCCGCCCCCCGATGATGTTCTCGAAAGGAGCCAGCGCTCCTTGCGCCTGCTGGAAGTGAAGAAGTAGAAGGCCAGGGGCTTTTCCCTGCTGTTAATGAATGAAGCCACTTCTTCGAGATTATTGTATTCCATGATCGGAATTATAGGCCCGAAGATCTCTTCCTCCATGATCGGGTCCCCCGGCCTCACATTGTCCAGTATGGTCGGTGCTATGTAGCGCTCCTTTTCGTCGGAAGCGCCGCCGAAAATGACAGTGCCGGTCTTGATGAGCCCGCAGAGCTTCTCAAATTGGGCCTTGTTGACGATCCTCCCGTAATCGGGGCTTTACCGCGGGTCTTCACCGTAGGAAAGGACGATGCATTGCTTGATTTCATCTATGAACTGTTTTTTGATTTTTGAATGTACGAAAAAATAATCAGGGGCTATGCAGGTCTGGCCGGAATTGAGGAGCTTGCCGAACATCGCCCTCCTGGCGGAAACGGCAAGGTTTGCGTCCTCATCAATGATGCAGGGGCTCTTTCCGCCCAGCTCGAGGGACACCGGTGTCAGGTGCTTTGACGCCTTTTCCATGACGATCTTTCCGAGAAAGGGACTGCCGGTGAAGAAAATGTAGTCGTACCTGACATCGAGCATTTTCTGTATGACGTCCCTGCCGCCGCTAAAGACGCTGATATAGCTCTGATCGAAGGTTTCAGATATCATGTCGGTGATGGTCGCCGATACATGCTCGGAGTAATGGGCGGGTTTCAAAACCACACAGTTGCCGGCGGATATGGCGCCCACCAGTGGATCGAAGAGGAGCTGGAAGGGGTAGTTCCAGGGCGCCATGATCAGGACGACCCCGAAGGGCTCGTGGAGAACATAGCTGCGGGAGTAAAAATTGACAAGATCAGTCCTTATCTTCGTCGGCTTGGCCCATTTTTTTAAGTTATGGATATGATGGGAAATTTCCTCAAGGGTAAACCCGATTTCCGTAGCATAGGCCTCAAAGGGCGCTTTGTTGAGATCTTTTTTTAACGCTTCATTGAGCCTTTCCTCGTATTTTAATAGGGCCTTCTTGAGTTTAATAAGGTTTTCAAGCCTGAAGTTAACATCCCGTGTCGCGTGGGTCAGAAAAAAATCCCTCTGCGCATTGACGATTGTTTGAATATTATTGATGGCAGCCTGATTCATATCATTACCCCTGAATATCTTTATCATGAATTATCGTAAAACGATTATCGATAATCGATAATAATAAGAATTATGTCAAGCTTTTTTCAGGGCGAGTCAGTCACATTACCTGCGGTAGCAGCATAATTTTAGGGGGACATGGAGTCATTCCATCGAGGTTGCTCACGGGTATCCGTGTTCTTAGCGGCATTCCTGCCATCCTGGCAGTAAAATGCGACCGGGATATTGGATGATGTCGCCGATTATGCCGAGTCAACATGGTGCGCTGGCCAGGAGGGCCGAGTGCAGAGCCGGACAGGATGTCGCATTGGCTCTGCTTATACGAGGCGGACGAGCGGGATGGCCCATGTCCCCAATTTACGACTGCTACCATTACCGGCATCGGTTTTATTTCCTAGCCGCCGACAGCGAAAGAATTGATAAAATACGATTATAAGCAGGGGATAATCGTTGACATGGCGTTCGTTCACGGTATCCTGTTCATTCAATAATTAACTGGATTCTCATTGCCATTAAATATTCATAAAGAGTCTTATCCCTATTAAGGAGAAAACCAATGATAAAAATGATATCACCCATAGATGGAAAAGTCTACGTGGAGCGAAAGCTCGTCACCAATGACGATTTAAATAAAGCCCTTTCAGCATCAGTCAAGGCCCAGAAACAATGGCGGGCTTTGACCCTCGACAAACGCCAGGAACACGTAAGCAAGATGGTCGATGCCTTTGTAAAAAAAAGGCTGGAGATAGCCGAGGAGCTGACCTGGCAGATGGGACGGCCCCTCCGGTATACGCCCTTTGAGGTGGACCGCTTCGAAGAGCGCGCGAGGATGATGATACGCCTGGCGCCCGAGGGACTGGCCGATGTGAAGGTTGAGCCTCGGGATGGATTCACCCGATTCATTCGCCGTGATCCGCTCGGCGTAGTCCTTGTCCTGGCGCCGTGGAACTATCCCTACCTGACGGCGGTCAATGCCGTGGTACCGGCCCTTCTCGCGGGCAATAGCGTGGTTTTGAAGCATTCGGCTCAAACGCCCCTCTGCTCGGAGCGGATCGTCAAGGCCGCCGAAGAAGCGGCGCTGCCGGAAGGCGTTATCCAATACCTTCACATGTCCCATGGTCTTGTCGCGGATGCAATTAAAGACGACCGGGTCAACCATGTGGCCTTTACCGGCTCCGTGGAAGGTGGACGGGACATGCAGCATGCCATGTCCGACCGCTTCATAACCATGGGCCTGGAGTTGGGAGGAAAGGACCCGGCCTATGTGCGGAAGGATGCCGATATGTCCTTTGCCATAGACAATGTCGTGGACGGCGCCTATTTCAATTCAGGACAATCGTGCTGCGGCATCGAGCGGGTCTATGTGGACGAGGCGGTGTACGACGTCTTCGTGGAAGGGGCGGCGGAGCTTGTGAAAAAATATGTCCTCGGGAATCCCCTCAAGGAGGAGGTGACACTGGGGCCAGTCGTGAACGTGTCAAGCGCCCGGGCCATCCAGGAGCAGATAGACCAGGCCGTGGCGGCCGGCGCCAAGGCGCTCATAGACCCCAGGGTATTCCCCGCCGCTTCGCCGGGAACGACCTATCTGGCGCCGCAGCTCCTTGTCAATGTGAACCACAAAATGGACGTCATGTACGAGGAAACCTTCGGCCCGGTCGTGGGGATAATGAAAGTAAAGAGCGATGAAGAAGCAATCAAATTGATGAACGACAGTCCCTATGGCCTGACCGCGTCCATCTGGACTTCCGACGAGGAAGCGGCCCTGAGGATCGGCGGCCAGATAGAGACCGGCACGGTGTTCATGAACCGCTGCGATTACCTCGATCCGGAGCTTGCCTGGGTGGGAGTAAAGAACTCGGGCCGGGGATGCACCCTGTCGCGGGTGGGCTATGAATACCTGACCAGGCCGAAATCCTTTCATTACCGGACAAAGATACCCAAGTAAAATAATGGTATTGACCGATTTTCAGCAATCAGGACACGGCATTGACGTCCGCTGACGATTCCAGGCAGAAGGACTCCCTGTACCGTCCCTGGCAGGTTAAGATCCTGCTGGCCACATGGCTCGCCTATGCGGGATACTATTTCTGCCGCAAGCCCTTCTATGTCACCAAGGTAAGCCTCTCCGGCGCGCTCCATCTCGATTCCTTTGACCTGGCCCAGCTCGGCACCGCTTACCTGGTGGCCTACATGGTGGGGCAGTTTTCCAGCGCCTTCTTCGGCAGGAAGCTGGGGCCGAAGCTCCTTCTTCTTGTCGGTATAATGATATCGATCACCAGCACATTCCTCTTCGGCATTTCCAACGGTTTCTGGACCATCATGCTCTTCATGAGCCTCAATGGCCTGGCCCAGGGCACGGGCTGGCCCGGCTGCATCGGGAGCCTCGCCTTCTGGTTCAGGCGCAGCCAACGCGGCAGCGTCCTCGGCCTCTGGTCGACCTGTTACCAGTTCGGGCCCGTGGCCGCAACGCTCCTGGCTTCGTATCTGCTGGGCCTGGCGGGGTGGCGCTGGTCCTTTTTCGGCGGATCGATGGTGCTCCTTGCTGTATGGTTCATCGTGCTCCTGGCGCACCCGAACCGTCCCGAGGACGCGGGCCTCGAACCGCTCCATGACGAGGATGAATTGTCGCAAAAACCTGAACCGGAGACCGGCGGCGTGAAAAAGCTCGGCTGGGACCGGCGGGTGGTCCTGACGATCGCCCTGATGGGAATGATCTATTTCTGCATCAAGTTCCTGCGATACGCCCTCTGGAGCTGGCTTCCCTGGTTCCTGAACAAGAATTTTTTCATTTCCGAGGTTGAAGCGGGTTACCTTTCCACGGTCTTTGACATCTGCGGTTTCGCCGGCGTCATCGCAGCCGGGTTCCTATCGGACCGCGTCTTCAGGGCGAGGAGGGCCATGCTTTCGTTTATCATGCTGGCATTGATGACGCTGTCGTTTTTCATCCTCTATTTCGCGGGCTCAACCAACCTGGCGGTTTTCACCATCGCCATCGGATTTGCCGGGTTCATGCTTTTCGGGCCGGACTCGCTCCTTTCGGGGGTCGGCGCCATAGACGTGGGTTCGAAGGAGGGGGCCCTGTCGGCCGCAGGCATCATCAACGGCATGGGTTCCATCGGACCCATATTCCAGGAACAGCTGGTGGGATGGATGTACCGGCGCTATGACCATGACCTCCTTCCGATCCTTGTCATGCTGGTAATCATCGCAGGGATCAGCGCGGCGCTGACACTGCTGCTCTGGATCAGGTCGAGGCGTGGATTGGCGAACGTGTGACGTATTTCTGTTAGGGTGGGGTTTAAACCCCACCCTAACAGAAATACGAATATATAAAA
This genomic window from Spirochaetota bacterium contains:
- a CDS encoding NADP-dependent glyceraldehyde-3-phosphate dehydrogenase, yielding MNLQEAVRNIFPDQKDVPAELLLPFPIIQKEYLVNGEIRTWNGEMQDVYSPVCLKTEKGVEQKLIGRYPTLTEKESLEALEAAKAAFNNGKGEWPSMPVAERIRRIEKLAFLMKEKRTEIISLLMWEIGKSHGDSAKEFDRTIEYMADTINALKDLDRAGSRFEIREGIIGQIRRAPLGVVLCMGPFNYPLNETFTTLIPALIMGNTVIFKPPKIGVLLHRPLLQAFKEAFPKGVVNTVYGDGAKIITPMMTTGKIDVLAFIGSSRVADIIKKQHPKPHRLRSVLGLDAKNAGIILKDADIAQTVKECVLGSLSYNGQRCTALKIIYVHRDIADEFLKQFGAAIAALKPGMPWDKDVNLTPLAETNKTQYMTDYIEDAKKNGAKVVNDGGGVVNNTFMFPAVLYPVNEKMKVYHEEQFGPVIPVVPFSGIEEPMAYVVNSNYGQQVSIFGRDCGAIATLIDTLVNQVCRVNINSQCQRGPDSFPFTGRKDSAEGTLSVTDALRVFTIRTLVAVKGTDTNKQIITEILQDKKSNFLSTDFIF
- a CDS encoding aldehyde dehydrogenase family protein, whose translation is MIKMISPIDGKVYVERKLVTNDDLNKALSASVKAQKQWRALTLDKRQEHVSKMVDAFVKKRLEIAEELTWQMGRPLRYTPFEVDRFEERARMMIRLAPEGLADVKVEPRDGFTRFIRRDPLGVVLVLAPWNYPYLTAVNAVVPALLAGNSVVLKHSAQTPLCSERIVKAAEEAALPEGVIQYLHMSHGLVADAIKDDRVNHVAFTGSVEGGRDMQHAMSDRFITMGLELGGKDPAYVRKDADMSFAIDNVVDGAYFNSGQSCCGIERVYVDEAVYDVFVEGAAELVKKYVLGNPLKEEVTLGPVVNVSSARAIQEQIDQAVAAGAKALIDPRVFPAASPGTTYLAPQLLVNVNHKMDVMYEETFGPVVGIMKVKSDEEAIKLMNDSPYGLTASIWTSDEEAALRIGGQIETGTVFMNRCDYLDPELAWVGVKNSGRGCTLSRVGYEYLTRPKSFHYRTKIPK
- a CDS encoding MFS transporter produces the protein MTSADDSRQKDSLYRPWQVKILLATWLAYAGYYFCRKPFYVTKVSLSGALHLDSFDLAQLGTAYLVAYMVGQFSSAFFGRKLGPKLLLLVGIMISITSTFLFGISNGFWTIMLFMSLNGLAQGTGWPGCIGSLAFWFRRSQRGSVLGLWSTCYQFGPVAATLLASYLLGLAGWRWSFFGGSMVLLAVWFIVLLAHPNRPEDAGLEPLHDEDELSQKPEPETGGVKKLGWDRRVVLTIALMGMIYFCIKFLRYALWSWLPWFLNKNFFISEVEAGYLSTVFDICGFAGVIAAGFLSDRVFRARRAMLSFIMLALMTLSFFILYFAGSTNLAVFTIAIGFAGFMLFGPDSLLSGVGAIDVGSKEGALSAAGIINGMGSIGPIFQEQLVGWMYRRYDHDLLPILVMLVIIAGISAALTLLLWIRSRRGLANV